One region of Rattus norvegicus strain BN/NHsdMcwi chromosome 13, GRCr8, whole genome shotgun sequence genomic DNA includes:
- the LOC134481504 gene encoding uncharacterized protein LOC134481504 yields the protein MGQSLTTPLSLTLDHWKDVKDRADEQGVEIKKGKWQTLCTSEWPTFGAGWPVDGTFNKTVILQVKDQIFHKGLHGHPDQVPYIITWESLAFEPPSWVQPFVDLSWPPTPSAPLAPLSTPSSLFPVRTKKESPKTTSKLKPVLPEDSNSPLIDLLSEEPPPYPVSTRSTQEAETRSSALPEAEPQSEAASSPIAGRLRHKRETVPDSASQAFPLRQGTGGQTQYWPFSAADIYNWKQHNPPFSKDPVALTELIESVLLTHQPTWDDCQQLLQALLTSEEKQRVFLEARKHVLGDDGRPTQLPDALDDAFPLTRPNWDFNTVDGRGHLHLYRQLLLAGLRGAARRPTNLAQVKQVLQGADETPSAFLERLKEAYRMYTPYDPDDPGQMTSVSMSFIWQAAPDIRAKLQRLENLQGYTLQDLLKEAERIFNKRETQEEKEERLRREKDERERKRSKELNRILAAVVQSQGRKGDRKGNRKGLKLDKDQCAYCKEKEHWARDCPKNPKNSCGPRKKPETSLLTLDED from the coding sequence atgggacagtctttAACAACGCCGTTGAGTCTTACTCTCGACCACTGGAAGGACGTCAAGGACCGAGCAGATGAACAAGGGGTCGAAATTAAGAAGGGGAAGTGGCAGACCCTCTGCACTTCTGAGTGGCCCACTTTTGGAGCCGGATGGCCGGTGGATGGTACTTTTAACAAAACTGTTATTTTACAGGTCAAGGATCAGATCTTCCATAAAGGACTAcatggacatcctgaccaggtgcCTTACATTATCACCTGGGAAAGCCTTGCTTTTGAGCCCCCTTCTTGGGTGCAACCTTTTGTAGACTTAAGTTGGCCCCCTACTCCCTCAGCCCCACTTGCTCCTCTCTcaaccccttcctctctctttcctgtccgGACCAAGAAGGAATCTCCTAAAACTACATCCAAACTTAAGCCGGTGCTTCCGGAAGATTCTAACTCTCCCCTTATAGACCTCTTATCTGAGGAGCCTCCTCCATACCCTGTATCTACCAGGtcaactcaggaggcagaaacaagatcGTCTGCCCTCCCAGAAGCTGAACCCCAGTCTGAGGCAGCATCCTCTCCAATAGCAGGGAGACTACGCCATAAGCGGGAAACAGTACCGGATTCGGCTTCGCAGGCCTTTCCCCTTAGACAGGGAACGGGAGGGCAGACCCAGTATTGGCCTTTTTCTGCGGCCGATATTTACAACTGGAAGCAGCACAACCCCCCTTTTTCCAAGGACCCAGTGGCCCTTACTGAattaatagaatctgttttacttacacatcagcccacttgggatgattgtCAGCAGCTTTTACAGGCTCTTTTGACTTCGGAGGAGAAACAGAGGGTGTTTCTGGAAGCCAGGAAGCATGTCCTGGGGGATGATGGGCGTCCTACTCAGCTGCCTGATGCACTTGATGATGCATTTCCACTCACAAGGCCAAACTGGGACTTCAATACGGTTGACGGTAGGGGACACCTACACCTTTACCGCCAGTTGCTtttagcgggtctccgaggggctgccCGGCGCCCAaccaatttggctcaggtgaaGCAGGTATTACAGGGGGCCGATGAGACCCCCTCAGCTTTCTTAGAAAGACTAAAAGAGGCCTATCGCATGTACACACCCTATGATCCAGATGACCCAGGGCAGATGACGAGTGtttctatgtccttcatctggcaggctgcgcCAGATATCAGggctaagttacagaggttagaaaaccTACAGGGTTATACGCTGCAGGACTTGCTTAAGGAAGcagaaaggatttttaataagagagagacccaagaagagaaggaggaaagattaCGTAGGGAGAAagatgagagggagagaaagaggagcaagGAGCTGAATCGGAttttggccgccgtagttcagagtcagggaaggaagggagacaggaagggaaatcgaaaggggctgaagctggacaAGGATCAGTGTGCTTACTGCAAGGAGAAAGAACATTGGGCCCGAGATTGCCCTAAGAACCCTAAGAACTCCTGTGGACCCCggaagaagccagagacctcccTTTTGACCCTAGatgaagattag